Sequence from the Enhydrobacter sp. genome:
CGGCACCATCGGGCAGATGGGCGAGCGCTCGCGGGCCGCGAGGCAGATGCCGGTGAGCCGGCCCTGATTCACGTGGTTGCCGGTCGGCAACACGACGTCGACCAGGATCGGCACGTGGCCGGCCAGCACGTCACGGACGGCGTCCGCCGAACCCTTGTAGCCCACCACGTCCATCTTGAGTTTGGTGCGGGTGCGGAAGAGTTCGCCCCACAAGTGCGGCTGGTTGCCGATACCCGAGCAAGCGAAGCGCACCCGCGCAGGTTGAGTGTTCACCCAGGCCGCGAACGAAGCAAAGTCCTTGATGGGAAGGTCCTTGTTCACGGCAAGCAGGTCATGGATGTCGGCCAGCGTCGAGATCATCTGCAGATCCCTCAGCGGTTCGAACGGCTGTTTGAAGCCGAGCGCGACGTTGGTGGCCATCGTCGTGGCGCCGAGCAGCAAAGTGTGGCCGTCGGGCTTGGCCTTGGCGACGAAGTCCATGGCGATGATGGTGTTGCCGCCCGCCTTGTTCTCCACGATCACCTGCTGGCCGAGCAGGACGGTCATCTTCTCCGCCACAGTGCGGGCGAGCGCATCGGCCGACCCACCCGGCGCATACGGCACCACGATCTTCACCGGCTGACTCGGCCAAGCCTGGCCCCGCACCGCCGCCGGCCCGATGATTGTCCACCCGGCCACGCCCGCCAGCACGCCACGACGCTTGAGCATCCTTCCCTCCTTCTTTATGTCCAATAATCAGACGGTCTATTTCAATTACGACTAATAAATGGACACGAGTCCAGCGAAAGCGTAGTTTTTGCGAAATGGTACCCGCCACGCGGCCCAAGCCGACTTTCCTCCCCTCGCCCTCCGCTGAAGACGTGCTCGCGGGAAGCAGCGGCGACGCGGCATTCGCCACGACGCTCGCGAAAGGGCTGGTGGTGCTGGAGGCGTTCGACGCCGGCACGATCATGCTCGGCAACATGGAGCTTTCAGCCCGGACCGGAATCCCCCGGCCGACCGTTGCGCGGCTGACCCACACGCTCGCCGAGCTCGGCTATCTCCGCTACGACATGAACGTCGCCAAATACCGCCTCGGCGCGCGACCGCTGAGGCTGGTGCGGCCCCTGCTCGCCGGCATGCCTTTCCGCCAGGCCGCGCGTCCGCTGATGCAAGACCTCGCGGAGAGTGTCCGCGGCACGGTGTCGATCGGTCTGCTCGACGGGACTTCGGCGATCTACGTCGAAACGGCGCGTTCGGGCGACGTCGGCCCCCACGTCCCCGACATAGGACTGCCGATCACCGTCGTGAGGACGGCGATGGGGCGCGCCGCCGCCGCACTGCTGCCGGCCGTCGAGCGATCGCAGCTCGAGCAGCGCATCGCCGAGGACGATGGCGACATGTGGTCCACCTATCGCGACCTCTATCGCAACGGTGTGCGGCAATCGGCCGAACGCGGTTTCTGCACCTGCCTTGGCGAATACATGCCTGCCATCCACGCCGTCGCCTCGCCCCTCTTCCTGGCGCAAGATCTCAAGCAGGCCTTCGCCATCAATTGCGGCATCCCAGCCTTTCGCCTGCAGCCGGGCCAGCTCGAGGCGGAGATTGGCCCGCGCATTCGCGCCCTTGCCACCAGCATCCGCGCTTTCGTCGGCGCCGGCGAGCCCGTGATCGAGTTCGGCTGATATCGTTCGAAGGCCTATTCCGCCGGCTTCAGTCCCGACATGGCGACCTGACGCTCGCTGGGCAGGAAGGAGATCGCGAGGACGGTGCACATCGCCACGAAGGCGAGCAAGGCGAGCAGCGTCGGAAAGCCCGCCGCCTTCACGGACGGTCCGATGGCGGCGACGACCAGGGAGCTCACGCCGAAGCCGATGGCGAGCCGCATGCCGGTGACGCGGCTGCGCATGCGATCGTCGATGTAGCGCACGATCATGGCGTCGGTGAACGGGATGGCGCCGAACACGAACACCATGAAGAGCGTCGTCACGGCGACCAGCGCCCAGCCGTCGACGACGGCGGCCAGCACGAACAGCGGCACCTGGGCGAGCAGGATCGGCAGGTAGATGGTCTTGAGCGGATATCGGTCGATCAGCGCGCCGACCACGAGCTGGGCGAGCGAGGCGATGGTGAACACGAAGAACAGCACCACGCTCAGCAGCCAGGGATCGGCCGCCAGCTCGGCAATGCGCGCCTTCAGCATCTCGCCGTTGCCGTTGGTGGTGAAATTGAACACGATCGACCCGGAAATCGCCGCGCAGGTCATGATGAAGAAGACGCGCGCCATCAAGGCCGGCGGCATGTCGAGCATCTTGGGCTTGCGCTTGGACGGCGCCTCTTCCTCGCGCGGCACGAACAGCGCGAACAGAACGGCGGCGGCGATGCAAACGATGCCCGGGACGACATAGGCCATCTGCCAGCCGTAGCGCGTCGCCAGCACCACCGAGACGCTGGCGCCGATGGCGATGCCGAGATTGCCGACCAGGCCGTTGACTCCGATCACGAAGCCCGGCTTGTCGGCCTTCTGCACCAGCATCGGGATGCCGACGGGATGGTAGATCGAGGCGAACGCGCCCATCAGCGTGAGGGCAAGGCCGATCTGCCAGGCGTTCTGGCAGAGCGCGATCAGCAGGCACGAGGCGCCCATGCCGGCGAAGAACAGGATCATCATGACGCGGCGCCCCCACTGGTCGCCGAGCTTGCCCGACACGATCGAGCCGGCGCCGAACATGAACGACGCACCGAAGGCGTAGGGCGTCAGCTCCTTCCAATCGGCACCCCACACGCCGGCGATCACGCTGACGGTGTAGAGGAAGATCACGAGGACCCAATGGTCCATCGCGTGGCCGAGATTGAGCAGGAGGGAGGTCGGACTGCTGAGCTTCATGACGCGTTTCCTCGCCCCTGAAGGATAGGCGGGACGGCCTTGGCTGTCTTGCGCTAGAATGCCAAAGAATGTGGCGAAAGCGCCAAACCTCGGATCGCTCCACCAACCCCGCCGACTATCAGAAGGTGCCGCGGGCGGTGGCGGCCATGCCCAAGGACTTCGCGGCGGGCCATGCGATCGCGCCGCACCGACACCGGCGCGCGCAGCTGATCTATGCGACTGCCGGAACGATGCGCATTTCGACCGATGACAGCGTCTGGCTGGTGCCGCCGCAACGTGCGCTATGGATGCCGACCGGCGTCGAGCACAGCATTTTCATGCCGGGTGATGTCACGATGCGCACGCTCTATCTGCGGGCGGACGCCGCTGCGGGCATGCCCCGGACCTGCCGCGTGCTGCCCATCTCGGCCTTCCTGCGCGAGCTGATCGTGCGCGCCACCGAGCTGCCGATGCACTACGACGAAAGCGGACCGGCCGGGCACGTCGTCGCGCTCATCGTTTCCGAGCTCGAGCGCGCGCAATCGCTGGCGCTGCACCTGCCGATGCCGCGCGACCCTCGCCTGCGCGGGCTCTGCCGGGCGCTGCTCGATGCGCCGGGCGATGTCCGCCCCCTCGCGGCATGGGCGCGCACCATCAACACCAGTTCGCGCACCCTTGCCCGACGGTTTCAGAACGAAACCGGGATGAGCTTCGGTGCCTGGCGCCAGCAGGTACGTGTGCTGGAAGCGATGGGACGCCTTGCAGCCGGCGATGCCGTTACCCAAGTAGCATTCGATCTGGGTTACGAGAGCGTCAGCGCCTTCAGCGCCATGTTCCGGCGGGCGTCAGGCACCTCGCCACGCCATCACCAGCCGCGTTCGCACTTGCACTGACAAATCCATGCAGGATTTGTGGATTTATCCATATTCTGCAACCGGTTAGCGCACAGAAACCTTGACGTAACGGGTGTTAATCTCCCCAATTCCCACGCCATTTGCGGTAGTCTGAACCGTCGTTTACACCAGATCGGCCGCTGCGGAGGCAGCCCTCGGAGTTTGTTTTGAAGCCGACCGACATCGTCAATCCGGATTACTTCCACAAAGTCGTCGATTGCCAGTGGGCGTGCCCCGCCCACACCCCGGTGCCCGAATACATCCGGTTGATCGCACACGGACGCTACTCCGACGCCTACATGATCAACTGGAAGTCCAACGTCTTCCCGGGGATCCTCGGCCGCACCTGCGATCGCCCGTGCGAGCCGGCCTGCCGACGCTCCCGCGTCGAGGACGAGACGCTGGTCAAGGGCAAGAAGGAGCCCGTTGCCATCTGCCGCCTCAAGCGCGTCGCCGCCGACTACAAGGACGACGACATCCAGGCTCGCATGCCCAAGGCGCCGAAGAAGAACGGCAAGCGGGTGGCCTGCATCGGCGGTGGCCCCGCCTCGCTCACCGTCGCGCGCGACCTTGCGGTGCTCGGCTACGAGATCGTCATCTACGACCAAGATCCCAAGCTCGGCGGCTTCATCCGCACGCAGATCCCGCATTTCCGCCTGCCCGAGTCGGTGATCGACGAGGAAGTCGGCTACATCACCGGCATCGGCAACATCGAGTTCCGCCAGCAGAAGATCGACTCGCTCAAGCAGGTATTGGCCGAAAACCACGACGCCGTGTTCGTCGGCTGCGGCGCGCCGCGTGGGCGCGAGCTCGACGTGCCGGGTCGCGCGGAAGCGGCCGCCAACATCCATATCGGCATCGACTGGCTCTCCTCCGTGTCGTTCGGCCATACCACCAAGGTCGGCAGGAAGGTGATCGTGCTGGGCGGCGGCAACACGGCGATGGATTGCTGCCGCACGGCCCGCCGCCTCGGCGGCGAGGACGTCAAAGTCATCGTGCGGTCGGGCTTCGACGAGATGAAGGCGTCTCCCTGGGAGAAGGAAGACGCGATGGGCGAGGACATCCCGATCCTCAACATGCTCGTGCCGAAGGAAGTGAAGCACGACAACGGCAGGATCAAAGGCGTGCTGTTCGAGAAAGTTGTCGCCAAGTACGACGACAAGGGCCGCCGCTCCCTGGTGCCGTCGGGCGAGCCCGACGAGTTCCACGAGTGCGACGACGTCCTGGTGGCGATCGGCCAGGAGAACGCCTTCCCGTGGATCGAGAAGGACGCCGGCATCGAGTTCGACAGGTGGGGTCTTCCGCAGCTCGACGAGAAGACGCTGCAAAGCACCAACAAGAAGGTGTTCTTCGGCGGCGATGCGGCGTTCGGCCCCAAGAACATCATCTGGGCGGCGGCGCATGGGCACGACGCGGCGATCTCGATTCACAAGATGCTGACCGGCGAGAACCCGGAGGAGCGGCCGGCGCCGGGCGTCAACATCGTCAGCCAGAAGATGGGCATCCACGAGTGGAGCTACGACAACGCGCCCACCATCGACCATCGCTTCAAGGTCCCGCATCGCGCCAAGCAGGAGGCGCTGAAGGACATCATGGCGGAGGTCGAGCTCGGCTTCGATCCACAGCTCGCCTACAAGGAAGCACAGCGCTGCCTGAACTGCGACGTCCAGACGGTGTTCACGGGCAATCTCTGCATCGAATGCGATGCCTGCGTCGACATCTGCCCGATGGACTGCATCACCTTCACTGAGAACGGTGAGGAGAAGGAACTGCGCGCACGGCTCAGCGCGCCGGCGATCAATCCGACGCAGGACCTCTACATCGGCAACGACCTCAAGACCGGCCGCGTCATGATCAAGGACGAGGACGTCTGCCTTCACTGCGGGCTGTGCGCAGAGCGCTGCCCGACGGGCGCGTGGGACATGCGCAAGTACTACATGGAAATGACTCACGCGGAGCACGCATGCCGCAAGCAATAGCCGCCGTTAACGACTTCGTCGTCAAGTTCGCCAACGTCAACGGTTCCGGCTCGGCGAGCGCCAACGAGCTGTTCGCGCGCTCCATCCTGCGCATGGGCGTTCCCGTCAGCCCGCGCAACATCTTCCCCTCCAACATTCAGGGCCTGCCGACCTGGTACGAGGTGCGGGTCACCGAGAAGGGCTATCTCGGCCGGCGCGGCGGCGTCGACATGATGGTCGCGATGAATCCGCAGACCTGGGGCGAGGACGTCAGGGAGATCGAGCCCGGCGGCTACCTGTTCTACGATTCAACCAAGCCGATGCCGTCCTCTATGTTCCGCGAAGACATCAATGTGATCGGCGTGCCGCTGACGGCGGTCACCAACGCCACCTACAGCGATGCACGACAGCGTCAGCTGTTCAAGAACATCATCTATGTCGGCGCACTGTCGGTTCTGCTCGACATCGACCCCGAGGAGATCAAGCGGCTGTTCGGCGAGCAGTTCAAGGGCAAGGAGAAACTGCTCGACTCCAATGTCAAGGCGCTGAACCTCGGCCGCGATTGGGCGACGCAACACCTCGACGTCGGCGCGGTGAAGCTGAAGGTCCGCCGCGCCGACAATGTCGGCAAGCGCATCTTCGTCGAGGGCAACAACGCCGCGGCGCTCGGCGCCGTCTACGGCGGCGCCACGGTGTGCGCCTGGTATCCGATCACACCCTCTTCCTCGCTCGCCGAGGCCTTCATGGCGCACTGCAAGCGCCTGCGCCACGACAAGGCGACGGGCAAGGCCAAGTACGCCATCGTCCAGGCCGAGGACGAGCTCGCATCGATCGGCATGGTGATCGGCGCGGCCTGGAACGGCGCGCGCGCGTTCACGAGCACGTCGGGCCCCGGCATATCGCTGATGACCGAGTTCATCGGGCTGGCGTCCTTCGCCGAGGTGCCGGCCGTCATCGTCAACGTGCAGCGCGGCGGTCCCTCGACGGGCATGCCGACCCGAACGCAACAGTCGGATCTGCTGAGTTGCGCCTACGCCTCCAACGGCGACACCAAGCACGTCCTGCTGTTCCCCGAGGATCCCAAGGAGTGCTTCGACTTCACCGCCGAGGCGCTCGACCTCGCCGACCGGCTGCAAACCCCGGTGTTCGTGATGACCGACCTCGACATCGGCATGAACCACCGGCTTTGCCATCCGTTCGAATGGGACGACAAGCGAGACCTCGATCGCGGCAAGGTGATGACCGCCGAGGAGTTGCAGGCCGGCAAGAACTTCGGCCGCTACCTCGATGTCGACGGCGACGGCATTCCCTATCGCACCTACCCCGGCACCCATCCGACAAAGGGCTCGTATTTCACCCGCGGCACGACCAAGGACGAATACGCGCGCTACTCGGAGGAAGGCGCCGTCTATGTGCGCAACATGGAGCGGCTGCAGAAGAAATTCATGACCGCCGCCAGGATCGCGCCGCAGCCCGTGCGCTATTCGTCGCCCAAGGCGACGCGCCACGGCGTGATCTACTTCGGCTCGACCAGCCCGGCGATGGCGGAGGCACTCGACCACCTCGAGGAAGGCGGCAACCACGTCAACGCCCTGCGGGTGCGTGCCTTTCCCTTCGCCCAGTCGGTCGAGGATTTCATCCACGAGCACGACAAGGTGTTCATCGTCGAGCAGAATCGCGATGCCCAGCTGCGCACCATGATCCTGAGCGAGTTCACGCTCGACGCCCGCAAGCTGATCCCCGTGCTGCACTACGACGGCACGCCTATCACCGCGCGCTTCATCGCCGCCGATATCGCCAAGAAACTCGCCCAGCTCAAGGTCGTTCCGTTCGAGAAGGCCGCGTCATGACCTACATCGCCAAGCCCAAGCTCCACCATCCGTCTCTGGTCAAGAACAAGGCCGGCTACACTCGCCGCGACTACGAAGGCGCCGTGTCGACCCTGTGCGCCGGCTGCGGCCACGATTCGATCAGCGCCGCCATCATCCAGGCCTGCTACGAGCTCGATATCCTGCCGCACCAGGTGGCCAAGCTGTCGGGCATCGGCTGCTCATCGAAGGCACCGACCTACTTCGTCGGCGCCAGCCACGGCTTCAACACCGTGCACGGCCGCATGCCGTCGGTGATGACCGGCGCCAATCTCGCCAACAAGGACCTGATCTACATGGGCGTGTCGGGCGACGGCGACTCGGCGTCGATCGGGCTCGGCCAGTTCGCCCACGTCATGCGCCGCGGCGTGAACATGACCTACATCGTCATGAACAACGGCGTCTACGGCCTCACCAAGGGTCAGTTCTCGGCCACCGCCGACAAGGGCTCGATCAGCAAGAAGGGCGTCGCCAACTCCGACGAGTCGATCGACATGGTGTCTCTCGCCATCCTGATGGGCGCGACCTTCGTCGGCCGGTCGTTCTCGGGCGACAAGCACCAGCTCGTGCCGCTCATCAAGGCGGCGATGGCGCACAAGGGCGCCGCTTTCCTCGACGTCATCAGCCCCTGCGTCGCCTTCAACAACCATGCCGGCTCGACCAAGAGCTACGACTACGTGCGAGAGCACAACGAGGCGCTGAACCGCATCGACTTCATCGAGGGCCGCGAGGAAATCACGGCCTCCTACGAGCCGGGCACGGTGACGACGGTGCAGCAGCACGACGGTTCGCTGCTGCGCCTGCGCAAGCTCGGCGAGGAGTACGATCCGTCCGACAAGATCGCCGCCATGCAGCGCGTGCAGGAGGGTCTGGCGGCCGGCGAGGTCGTGACCGGCCTGCTCTATCTCGATGCCGCGCCCAAGGATCTGCACTCGAACCTGAACACGGTCGACGTCCCGCTCAACCGGTTGAAGACGGCGGATCTCTGCCCCGGCTCGGCGACGCTCGACCGGATCAACGCCGGCCTGCGCTAGGCGGCCGACGCGCGGCGCCATGGACGACGGCGCGCAGGGCTTCCGCTTCGGCGGGACACTCCATCCCTGGGGCACGCGGTTCGACGCTCTCGTACCCGATCATGCCGGCGACGGCTATGCCAGCCGCGAGCTGGCGTGTGGCGAGGCCTTCGGATTTCGAACGACCTACGTCGAGCTCACCGCGCCACGGCCGAACCGGCCGGTGACCGTCGCCGCCTACGAGATCGCCGACGTGCTCGCCCCCAAGGAAGCCTTCGCGCGATTGGTGATCGGCCTGGGCCAGCCCGACAAGATCTCGCGCGAGGAGGTCGGGCCGGGGCCGCACGCCTCCAACGTCGTCGCGCTCCATGCCGTGTGGAAGCGCCCCGGACACGACGTTTCGGTGTCGCTCTACGGCGCGCCGCGCCCGTCCGAGTTCGGCGACGGCATCGGCAAGCTCTACCTCTCGTGGAGCGATCTGGATGCCGCCGCCGCGCCATTCCTCGCGCCTTGGTCGATCGAGAACGAGGCGATCGCGCAGGCCTCCGCAACGGCGACGCCGTCGATCTTCACCGTCCGCTATCCGATCTTCGATCCCGACTACCCGACACCCAGTCGGCAGGCGCGCGTGCTCAACACGCCGGAGCTGTTCGAAACGCCGGCCGACGCCGCCAAGCGGCTGGGCACGCGCGCCTTTGCGCTGTGGAGCGACCCCGGGGGAGGCTGGTACCTGTCGCACGGTCGCGACACCATCCGGCTCGGCACCCGGCGCAGTGCGACGGTTCAGGTGCTCGACATCAAACCCGCGCGAGGCTCGGGCTTCGCCGGCATCGAAGCGGGCTCATGGACGGTACGCGACGTTCATGGCTCGCGCACGATCGCCGACGCCGCGGCGGCGATCCGCCGCGTGCCCGGTCTTCGGATCGAGCGCGTGACCGGCCACGATGCGTGACCCGGTCAGCGCTCGAGATCGAGTTCCCCGGGCGGCGGTGCGACCTTCAGGTTCATGCGGCCGTCGTAGATCGGGCGGGCCCCGGTCGTCGGCCCCGGATACTGCACGAACAGAACCGTGCCACCTGTTTCGGTCCGCATCTCGTTCTCGAAGTGCGGGTCCTCCATGTAGACGAGGGTCCCCGGCCCGTAGCGCCGCTCGCCCATCCGGAATTCGCCGTCGATGATGTACCAGACCTGCGCGAAGTCATGCTTGTGCAGGGGGAAACCGGCGCCGGGCTCGTAGCGCAGGAAGCCGACATTGGGTGTGTTGGGCCGCTCTGGCGTCGGATGGAACAGGAACTTGGTGACGTTCCTGAAGCGCCCCATCTCCCACTCCATCTCGTCGGGATGCCTGAACTCGGGGGCATGGTGGCTGGCGGTCGCGCTCATCGGCGGGGTCCTCGGTGCGTGTCGACGCGGCAGTAGAGCATCACGCCGCGACCTCGACCAGCCGTCCCGTTTCGCCCGGTGCGCGCTGGAGCTCGAGCTGACGGTCGTGCCACTGACGAAGCGACGGACGATGGCCGATCGAGACCAACGTCGTCCCCGG
This genomic interval carries:
- a CDS encoding tripartite tricarboxylate transporter substrate binding protein, which produces MLKRRGVLAGVAGWTIIGPAAVRGQAWPSQPVKIVVPYAPGGSADALARTVAEKMTVLLGQQVIVENKAGGNTIIAMDFVAKAKPDGHTLLLGATTMATNVALGFKQPFEPLRDLQMISTLADIHDLLAVNKDLPIKDFASFAAWVNTQPARVRFACSGIGNQPHLWGELFRTRTKLKMDVVGYKGSADAVRDVLAGHVPILVDVVLPTGNHVNQGRLTGICLAARERSPICPMVPTVVELGMPDLVSAAFFGLVAPAGAPVIVVERLNSLCLEILKNVGVRDKLAGLGLVPTGSTPAAFAERVKAETELWSRVVKENGIKVEG
- a CDS encoding IclR family transcriptional regulator, encoding MVPATRPKPTFLPSPSAEDVLAGSSGDAAFATTLAKGLVVLEAFDAGTIMLGNMELSARTGIPRPTVARLTHTLAELGYLRYDMNVAKYRLGARPLRLVRPLLAGMPFRQAARPLMQDLAESVRGTVSIGLLDGTSAIYVETARSGDVGPHVPDIGLPITVVRTAMGRAAAALLPAVERSQLEQRIAEDDGDMWSTYRDLYRNGVRQSAERGFCTCLGEYMPAIHAVASPLFLAQDLKQAFAINCGIPAFRLQPGQLEAEIGPRIRALATSIRAFVGAGEPVIEFG
- a CDS encoding MFS transporter, with the translated sequence MKLSSPTSLLLNLGHAMDHWVLVIFLYTVSVIAGVWGADWKELTPYAFGASFMFGAGSIVSGKLGDQWGRRVMMILFFAGMGASCLLIALCQNAWQIGLALTLMGAFASIYHPVGIPMLVQKADKPGFVIGVNGLVGNLGIAIGASVSVVLATRYGWQMAYVVPGIVCIAAAVLFALFVPREEEAPSKRKPKMLDMPPALMARVFFIMTCAAISGSIVFNFTTNGNGEMLKARIAELAADPWLLSVVLFFVFTIASLAQLVVGALIDRYPLKTIYLPILLAQVPLFVLAAVVDGWALVAVTTLFMVFVFGAIPFTDAMIVRYIDDRMRSRVTGMRLAIGFGVSSLVVAAIGPSVKAAGFPTLLALLAFVAMCTVLAISFLPSERQVAMSGLKPAE
- a CDS encoding helix-turn-helix transcriptional regulator encodes the protein MWRKRQTSDRSTNPADYQKVPRAVAAMPKDFAAGHAIAPHRHRRAQLIYATAGTMRISTDDSVWLVPPQRALWMPTGVEHSIFMPGDVTMRTLYLRADAAAGMPRTCRVLPISAFLRELIVRATELPMHYDESGPAGHVVALIVSELERAQSLALHLPMPRDPRLRGLCRALLDAPGDVRPLAAWARTINTSSRTLARRFQNETGMSFGAWRQQVRVLEAMGRLAAGDAVTQVAFDLGYESVSAFSAMFRRASGTSPRHHQPRSHLH
- a CDS encoding FAD-dependent oxidoreductase produces the protein MKPTDIVNPDYFHKVVDCQWACPAHTPVPEYIRLIAHGRYSDAYMINWKSNVFPGILGRTCDRPCEPACRRSRVEDETLVKGKKEPVAICRLKRVAADYKDDDIQARMPKAPKKNGKRVACIGGGPASLTVARDLAVLGYEIVIYDQDPKLGGFIRTQIPHFRLPESVIDEEVGYITGIGNIEFRQQKIDSLKQVLAENHDAVFVGCGAPRGRELDVPGRAEAAANIHIGIDWLSSVSFGHTTKVGRKVIVLGGGNTAMDCCRTARRLGGEDVKVIVRSGFDEMKASPWEKEDAMGEDIPILNMLVPKEVKHDNGRIKGVLFEKVVAKYDDKGRRSLVPSGEPDEFHECDDVLVAIGQENAFPWIEKDAGIEFDRWGLPQLDEKTLQSTNKKVFFGGDAAFGPKNIIWAAAHGHDAAISIHKMLTGENPEERPAPGVNIVSQKMGIHEWSYDNAPTIDHRFKVPHRAKQEALKDIMAEVELGFDPQLAYKEAQRCLNCDVQTVFTGNLCIECDACVDICPMDCITFTENGEEKELRARLSAPAINPTQDLYIGNDLKTGRVMIKDEDVCLHCGLCAERCPTGAWDMRKYYMEMTHAEHACRKQ
- a CDS encoding 2-oxoacid:acceptor oxidoreductase subunit alpha → MPQAIAAVNDFVVKFANVNGSGSASANELFARSILRMGVPVSPRNIFPSNIQGLPTWYEVRVTEKGYLGRRGGVDMMVAMNPQTWGEDVREIEPGGYLFYDSTKPMPSSMFREDINVIGVPLTAVTNATYSDARQRQLFKNIIYVGALSVLLDIDPEEIKRLFGEQFKGKEKLLDSNVKALNLGRDWATQHLDVGAVKLKVRRADNVGKRIFVEGNNAAALGAVYGGATVCAWYPITPSSSLAEAFMAHCKRLRHDKATGKAKYAIVQAEDELASIGMVIGAAWNGARAFTSTSGPGISLMTEFIGLASFAEVPAVIVNVQRGGPSTGMPTRTQQSDLLSCAYASNGDTKHVLLFPEDPKECFDFTAEALDLADRLQTPVFVMTDLDIGMNHRLCHPFEWDDKRDLDRGKVMTAEELQAGKNFGRYLDVDGDGIPYRTYPGTHPTKGSYFTRGTTKDEYARYSEEGAVYVRNMERLQKKFMTAARIAPQPVRYSSPKATRHGVIYFGSTSPAMAEALDHLEEGGNHVNALRVRAFPFAQSVEDFIHEHDKVFIVEQNRDAQLRTMILSEFTLDARKLIPVLHYDGTPITARFIAADIAKKLAQLKVVPFEKAAS
- a CDS encoding 2-oxoacid:ferredoxin oxidoreductase subunit beta, with amino-acid sequence MTYIAKPKLHHPSLVKNKAGYTRRDYEGAVSTLCAGCGHDSISAAIIQACYELDILPHQVAKLSGIGCSSKAPTYFVGASHGFNTVHGRMPSVMTGANLANKDLIYMGVSGDGDSASIGLGQFAHVMRRGVNMTYIVMNNGVYGLTKGQFSATADKGSISKKGVANSDESIDMVSLAILMGATFVGRSFSGDKHQLVPLIKAAMAHKGAAFLDVISPCVAFNNHAGSTKSYDYVREHNEALNRIDFIEGREEITASYEPGTVTTVQQHDGSLLRLRKLGEEYDPSDKIAAMQRVQEGLAAGEVVTGLLYLDAAPKDLHSNLNTVDVPLNRLKTADLCPGSATLDRINAGLR
- a CDS encoding cupin domain-containing protein, yielding MSATASHHAPEFRHPDEMEWEMGRFRNVTKFLFHPTPERPNTPNVGFLRYEPGAGFPLHKHDFAQVWYIIDGEFRMGERRYGPGTLVYMEDPHFENEMRTETGGTVLFVQYPGPTTGARPIYDGRMNLKVAPPPGELDLER